One genomic window of Bartonella sp. HY038 includes the following:
- a CDS encoding ABC transporter ATP-binding protein, protein MTPCVSIKNVTKIFGSFTAVNSINLDIGEGEFFSLLGPSGCGKSTLLRMIAGFEVPTAGTISIAGKNMTEVEPNKRPTNMMFQSYALFPHLTVAKNIAFGLEQEKLSKAEINLRIKEVGEKLKLTEFMDRKPSSLSGGQKQRVALARALVKRPKVLLLDEPLGALDKNLRTQTQLELMRLQKELGITFIIVTHDQDEAMTVSSRIAILEKGEIIQIGTPSEIYEKPLTRYVAKFLGETNIITADSAEEDEDGNNLIIESAEVGGTIKAAYSDRVSLSEKFWLSIRPERIEIAKVGTQGVEGLNAVIDAITYTGIKRNYRMRLSTGKIIDAIRVNQGIEDDFEIGDNVIVHWQPDAALLLAD, encoded by the coding sequence ATGACTCCATGTGTTTCGATTAAAAATGTAACCAAGATTTTTGGTTCCTTTACTGCCGTTAATAGTATCAATCTTGATATTGGCGAAGGTGAATTTTTTTCCCTGCTCGGGCCATCTGGCTGTGGAAAATCAACCCTTCTGCGCATGATTGCTGGATTTGAAGTGCCAACAGCCGGCACAATATCCATTGCTGGAAAAAACATGACCGAGGTTGAGCCTAATAAGCGGCCAACCAATATGATGTTTCAGTCTTATGCACTTTTTCCCCATCTTACTGTTGCCAAGAATATTGCGTTCGGTTTGGAACAAGAAAAGCTGTCCAAAGCTGAAATTAATTTACGAATAAAAGAAGTTGGTGAGAAATTAAAACTAACCGAATTTATGGACCGCAAACCATCAAGCCTATCTGGTGGGCAAAAACAGCGTGTGGCATTGGCACGGGCGCTAGTCAAGCGGCCAAAAGTTTTGTTGCTAGATGAGCCTTTGGGTGCATTGGATAAGAATTTGCGCACCCAAACGCAATTGGAATTAATGCGACTACAAAAGGAACTTGGTATTACTTTTATCATCGTCACTCATGATCAAGATGAAGCGATGACTGTTTCATCGCGTATTGCTATTTTGGAAAAGGGCGAAATTATCCAAATTGGTACACCAAGCGAAATTTATGAAAAGCCACTCACGCGCTATGTGGCAAAATTTTTGGGTGAAACCAATATTATCACGGCAGATTCAGCCGAAGAAGACGAAGATGGTAATAATCTGATCATTGAAAGTGCGGAAGTTGGTGGAACAATCAAGGCAGCTTATTCAGATCGTGTGTCTTTAAGTGAGAAGTTTTGGTTATCTATTAGACCAGAGCGGATTGAAATTGCTAAAGTTGGTACTCAAGGCGTTGAAGGTTTGAATGCTGTTATCGATGCAATCACCTATACTGGTATTAAACGTAACTATCGCATGCGTCTTTCAACCGGCAAAATAATCGATGCCATCCGTGTCAACCAAGGCATTGAAGATGATTTTGAAATTGGCGATAATGTTATTGTCCATTGGCAACCAGATGCTGCCTTGTTATTGGCAGATTAG
- a CDS encoding ABC transporter permease, which translates to MHRATWFNYLSIGLGLFFIYLPIFVLVFYSFNANRLVSVWGGFSTQWYSAVFNNHSLLTGAKISFIVAACSATGATFLGTLSAIVLNRFKRFRGRSVFNAMLLSPMIMPEVVLGISMLLMFVALGIDRGPITIIIAHITFTMCFAFVVIQSRLSELDPSLEEAARDLGCTPFSAFVKVALPNLATALISAWLLSFTLSLDDLVIASFTTGPGASTLPMNIYSQIKFGLTPEINAISTIILGVVASGLIIARLLTRNSKSAAAAATI; encoded by the coding sequence ATGCATCGCGCAACTTGGTTCAATTATTTATCCATTGGGTTAGGATTATTTTTTATCTATCTACCCATTTTTGTTCTAGTTTTTTACAGCTTTAATGCTAACCGCTTAGTATCAGTTTGGGGCGGATTTTCTACCCAATGGTATAGCGCAGTTTTTAACAATCACTCCTTGTTAACCGGAGCAAAAATCAGCTTTATTGTTGCCGCTTGTTCAGCAACAGGTGCAACATTTTTAGGTACCTTATCCGCTATTGTTCTTAACCGCTTTAAAAGATTTCGTGGTCGTAGCGTCTTTAATGCAATGTTATTGTCGCCAATGATTATGCCCGAAGTGGTTTTGGGCATATCTATGCTTTTGATGTTTGTGGCGCTTGGTATTGATCGCGGACCAATTACCATCATTATCGCTCATATTACTTTTACCATGTGTTTTGCTTTTGTGGTTATTCAATCGCGGTTGAGCGAGCTTGACCCATCACTAGAGGAAGCCGCCCGCGATCTTGGCTGCACGCCTTTTAGTGCTTTTGTCAAAGTGGCGTTACCCAACCTTGCCACCGCTTTAATATCGGCTTGGTTATTGTCTTTTACGCTTTCACTTGATGATTTGGTTATTGCGAGCTTTACCACAGGGCCGGGCGCATCAACCCTGCCAATGAATATTTATTCGCAAATTAAATTCGGTCTGACGCCAGAAATTAATGCGATTTCAACCATTATTCTTGGGGTTGTGGCAAGTGGCCTAATCATTGCGCGATTATTAACGCGTAATTCAAAATCCGCCGCTGCTGCCGCAACTATATGA
- a CDS encoding ABC transporter permease — translation MINPDKKSWGARLLIGIPGLWLFLFFLAPFAMVVAISFSTARIGIPPYDFLVAVKDEIVSITLNLENFLYIFSSDTYLLAAWTSIRIAAISTVITLLIAYPLAYGIASVDRRYRNFLVFLIIIPFWSSMLIRVYSWIAILRNDGLLNIFLMNLGLIKEPLVILNTEIAVFIGIVYTYLPFMVLPLYSTLSVSDRTLIEAAQDLGCSRIKAFWRITVPLSMPGIIAGCALVFIPAIGEFVIPDLLGGADTNMIGRAIWIEFFNNRDWPLTAAVTVVLLGVLIIPISIMQMLRSRQSANGGK, via the coding sequence ATGATAAATCCTGATAAAAAAAGTTGGGGAGCAAGGCTGCTCATCGGCATACCGGGGCTTTGGCTATTTCTATTTTTTCTTGCCCCTTTTGCCATGGTGGTGGCGATTAGTTTTTCAACCGCCCGCATTGGCATACCCCCTTATGATTTTTTGGTCGCGGTAAAAGACGAAATTGTCTCTATTACCCTCAATCTTGAAAATTTCCTTTATATTTTCTCAAGCGACACATATCTTCTTGCCGCTTGGACAAGTATCCGCATTGCCGCCATTTCTACAGTAATTACCTTGCTCATTGCCTATCCGCTTGCTTATGGTATTGCATCAGTTGATCGGCGCTATCGCAACTTTTTGGTTTTTTTGATTATTATCCCATTTTGGAGCTCGATGCTTATCCGCGTCTATTCGTGGATTGCAATATTGCGCAATGACGGCCTATTAAATATTTTCTTAATGAATCTTGGTCTTATCAAAGAACCTTTGGTGATTTTAAATACCGAAATCGCTGTGTTTATTGGTATAGTCTATACTTATTTACCATTCATGGTATTGCCGCTTTATTCAACCCTTTCAGTAAGTGACCGCACCTTGATTGAGGCAGCTCAAGATCTTGGTTGTTCGCGCATTAAAGCCTTTTGGCGTATAACCGTGCCATTAAGCATGCCTGGTATTATTGCTGGCTGTGCCCTTGTCTTTATTCCAGCTATTGGTGAATTTGTAATCCCTGATCTTTTGGGCGGAGCTGATACTAATATGATTGGTCGCGCTATCTGGATCGAGTTCTTTAACAATCGCGATTGGCCGCTAACTGCTGCGGTTACGGTTGTGTTGCTCGGTGTGCTTATTATTCCGATAAGCATCATGCAAATGCTACGTTCACGACAATCAGCAAATGGGGGGAAATAA
- a CDS encoding polyamine ABC transporter substrate-binding protein codes for MSVKKIFKTCLITAASALVTLGAAEAQNKKLFIFNFSNYFADDTISNFIKQSGIDTKLDYFDTHEMLETRLITGGSGYDVAFASSPVASRLIPANALQKLDKSKLKNYGNIDPFYLEMISTFDPGNEYMVPYMITTTGIAYNVKKINERMPDAPVDSLDMFFKPEIAEKFTNCGIGINDSPNEIIPIALNYLGLDPYSTNKEDLAKAKDLLMKLRPYIRHMRTGQLLDDMASGELCLALMWNGDANIGAQRAKEANAGVEVIYRLPKEGTSITLDNMVIPVDAPDPEEALKFIDYIMEPKVTADITNAVFFPNPNTAATPFVASDIRDNPNLYPPEELRKKLFVDKLLSPRDARERTRLWTAFRAGK; via the coding sequence ATGTCTGTTAAGAAAATTTTTAAAACCTGCCTTATTACTGCAGCCAGCGCTTTAGTGACCCTTGGTGCAGCAGAAGCGCAAAACAAGAAGCTGTTTATTTTTAACTTCTCCAACTATTTTGCCGATGATACAATTTCTAATTTTATCAAACAAAGCGGTATTGATACCAAGCTTGACTATTTTGATACCCATGAAATGTTGGAAACACGACTTATTACTGGCGGTAGTGGCTATGATGTTGCTTTTGCTAGCTCTCCAGTGGCAAGCCGGCTTATTCCAGCCAATGCTTTGCAAAAGCTTGATAAATCGAAACTGAAAAATTATGGCAATATTGATCCATTCTATTTAGAAATGATCAGCACATTTGATCCAGGCAATGAATATATGGTGCCTTATATGATCACCACGACCGGCATTGCTTATAATGTTAAGAAAATTAATGAGCGGATGCCTGATGCACCCGTTGATAGTCTTGATATGTTCTTCAAGCCAGAAATTGCAGAAAAATTTACCAATTGCGGTATTGGCATCAATGATTCGCCAAATGAAATTATTCCTATTGCCTTGAACTATCTTGGACTTGATCCTTACTCTACCAACAAGGAAGATCTTGCCAAGGCAAAAGACCTTTTAATGAAATTGCGTCCCTATATTCGCCACATGCGGACAGGACAATTACTTGATGATATGGCATCAGGCGAACTTTGCCTTGCATTAATGTGGAATGGCGATGCAAATATTGGTGCCCAGCGCGCTAAAGAAGCCAATGCTGGAGTTGAAGTGATTTATCGCTTACCAAAAGAAGGCACCAGTATAACTCTTGATAATATGGTTATCCCTGTAGATGCGCCAGATCCTGAAGAAGCTTTGAAATTCATCGATTATATCATGGAACCAAAGGTAACCGCTGATATTACCAATGCAGTGTTCTTTCCTAATCCAAACACGGCGGCAACACCGTTTGTTGCCTCTGATATTCGTGACAATCCCAATCTTTATCCACCTGAAGAATTACGCAAAAAGCTTTTTGTTGATAAATTATTGTCGCCACGTGATGCGCGTGAACGCACACGTTTATGGACTGCTTTTAGAGCAGGAAAATAA